One genomic region from Drosophila subpulchrella strain 33 F10 #4 breed RU33 chromosome 2R, RU_Dsub_v1.1 Primary Assembly, whole genome shotgun sequence encodes:
- the LOC119549938 gene encoding uncharacterized protein LOC119549938 isoform X2, which yields MRSICGLLPLLLLLCRVYDGGSKFVSPTRHTDLSSTIIVVEDAKACFRRVLAGKRIAPHFVRRSISCERVEECMRECGRERRFMCEGFNYRLDPSGHGQGDCELVEMPLAQMDLYSSPDRRDANLLRHPDYDYYERDRNAPSSCRRSACQDCSKGPVSSQPVYFKPSGGGGGFGDRDRDRDRDHYRPPSSTAVDHYRGPSGPPGSSYEHRPPFSSEFHGSHSSHSSSSSASSYEFSSHGSGSSSGSSSGYFGHTPPSSYGGDHPYVDRHDPPNYRPGRPDRWETLPSSSGYDSSAYRPSRPETDRIDKYRPPYRPGSDFSPYRPPSRPSHNYLDRDGAGPPGPPSSYKKPNKFVPYLIGGEDNWGHYGGSYGGNSKHSSSSSSSYWGLTESQRRKDQQDFNYFQLGAPHRESNSVLSYPGSGYEEDYPRRRNDYRQQWTRRPGQDECSAKTSEGFRLHKTAVKHAYNVPTLTECERLCSDQRPSFICHTYSYRYNQAGRDNCMLCDRPINMLDYYVDIEPDRDYDIYSMADDMDVCRQPPPRRHDTAGPNPGPSTALSDPRNAQCFFRAIDATRFFKSIVRDSLTVRSVGECEMECIRSTKFTCRAFAFRYGQQRHAGVIDNCQLSDWPVRDMDKERHLILDAAFDIFERASYGHGCEIQPIVDEKHKKLCYLGYGSPARLLPPAIKKVISVPSEMACKKECIRFRETTPFKCFAFSYGSHASSFNCELSDLDQTELKQDVHYAHTKDRDFWLFAWNPFDWTCRDKVNTIGGSRVNNDRRMDIFREPGDVAWRHYTVSGKPCRRSSPCAKNLITGFYSCETDASEVGSWDYCCKADHPCGYSKGFDYPWCFVGDESDQWRKCSDRYFPGKNGTQPTHSHLGLPSGKEKQKHPHPHHSQPATAASSEYSQHPPRPGGLQSLSDFAAARLWPVTYLYSEGPPNATEFSNFVDCNKESC from the exons ATGAGGAGTATCTGTGGGCTCTTGccactgctgctgcttttgtGTCGCGTCTACGACGGCGGATCGAAGTTCGTTAGTCCTACGCGACACACCGATCTCAGCAGCACCATTATCGTCGTGGAGGATGCCAAAG CCTGCTTCCGGCGAGTCCTGGCCGGAAAGAGGATAGCCCCCCACTTCGTGCGTCGCTCCATATCCTGCGAGCGCGTGGAGGAGTGCATGCGGGAGTGCGGACGGGAGCGGCGATTCATGTGCGAGGGCTTCAACTACCGGCTAGATCCCTCGGGTCACGGCCAGGGCGACTGCGAGCTGGTTGAGATGCCGCTGGCCCAGATGGACCTTTACTCCAGTCCGGATAGGAGGGACGCCAACCTGCTGAGGCATCCCGACTATGACTACTACGAGAGGGACCGCAATGCACCGAGCAGCTGTCGTCGCAGTGCTTGCCAGGATTGCTCCAAGGGTCCGGTGAGCAGCCAGCCCGTCTACTTCAAGCCCAGTGGCGGCGGAGGAGGATTTGGAGATAGGGATCGGGATAGGGATAGGGATCACTATCGCCCGCCGAGCAGCACGGCCGTGGATCACTATCGCGGTCCATCAGGACCTCCGGGCAGCTCCTACGAACACCGACCGCCCTTCTCCTCGGAGTTCCATGGCTCGCACAGCTCGCATAGCTCGTCCTCCTCCGCATCCTCGTATGAGTTCTCCTCGCATGGATCGGGTTCTAGTTCGGGCTCCAGTTCTGGATACTTCGGCCACACCCCGCCCAGCAGTTATGGCGGCGATCATCCCTACGTAGATCGTCACGATCCCCCAAATTATCGCCCCGGCAGACCAGATCGCTGGGAAACTTTGCCAAGTAGCTCCGGCTACGACAGCTCCGCGTACAGACCGTCACGTCCGGAAACGGACCGCATTGACAAATACCGTCCACCTTATCGTCCTGGCTCAGACTTCTCTCCCTACCGACCGCCCAGCCGACCGTCTCACAACTACCTCGATCGAGATGGCGCAGGACCTCCGGGTCCTCCAAGCTCCTACAAGAAGCCCAATAAATTCGTGCCCTATCTGATTGGTGGCGAGGACAACTGGGGACACTACGGAGGCAGTTACGGCGGAAACAGCAAGCACtcctcctcatcctcctcTTCGTACTGGGGTCTTACTGAGTCGCAGCGGCGCAAGGATCAGCAGGACTTCAACTACTTCCAGCTGGGGGCGCCACACCGAGAGTCCAACTCGGTGCTAAGTTATCCGGGATCTGGTTACGAGGAGGATTACCCTAGGCGGCGCAACGATTACCGTCAGCAGTGGACACGAAGGCCGGGACAAGATG AATGCTCGGCCAAAACCAGCGAGGGATTCCGACTACACAAGACGGCAGTGAAGCACGCCTACAACGTGCCCACCTTGACGGAGTGCGAGCGCCTGTGCTCGGATCAGCGGCCCAGCTTCATCTGCCACACGTACAGCTACCGGTACAACCAGGCGGGCAGGGACAACTGCATGCTCTGCGACCGACCCATCAACATGCTCGACTACTACGTGGACATCGAGCCGGATCGGGACTACGACATCTACTCTATGGCGGACGATATGGACGTGTGCAGGCAGCCCCCGCCCCGACGACACGACACCGCTGGTCCCAATCCCGGACCTAGCACCGCCCTCTCGGATCCGAGAAATGCAC AGTGCTTCTTCCGAGCAATCGATGCCACGCGCTTTTTCAAATCGATCGTCCGCGACTCGCTGACCGTGCGATCTGTGGGCGAATGCGAGATGGAGTGCATTCGCTCCACGAAGTTTACCTGCCGGGCCTTTGCCTTCCGATATGGCCAGCAGCGACATGCTGGGGTCATCGACAACTGCCAGCTGAGTGATTGGCCGGTGAGGGACATGGACAAGGAGCGTCATCTCATCCTGGACGCAGCCTTCGACATTTTCGAGCGAGCGAGCTATGGACATGGATGCGAAATTCAGCCGATTGTGGATGAAAAGCACAAGAAAC TATGCTACTTGGGTTATGGATCGCCGGCTAGATTGCTTCCTCCGGCCATCAAGAAGGTGATTTCTGTGCCCTCGGAGATGGCCTGCAAGAAGGAGTGCATCCGCTTCCGGGAGACGACTCCTTTCAAGTGTTTCGCTTTCAGCTATGG CTCCCATGCCAGCTCCTTCAACTGCGAACTATCCGATCTGGATCAGACCGAATTGAAGCAGGATGTGCACTATGCACACACCAAGGATCGCGACTTCTGGCTCTTCGCCTGGAATCCCTTCGACTGGACCTGCCGAGACAAGGTCAACACCATTGGAGGATCGCGGGTCAACAATGACCGGCGCATGGACATCTTCCGGGAACCGG GCGACGTGGCCTGGCGCCACTACACCGTGTCCGGAAAACCCTGCCGCCGGAGCAGCCCCTGTGCGAAGAATCTGATCACGGGCTTCTACTCCTGCGAGACTGACGCCTCCGAGGTGGGCTCCTGGGACTACTGCTGCAAGGCGGACCACCCATGCGGCTACAGCAAGGGCTTTGATTATCCCTG GTGCTTTGTGGGCGACGAATCGGACCAGTGGCGCAAGTGCAGCGATCGGTACTTCCCCGGCAAGAACGGCACCCAGCCGACGCACTCCCACCTGGGATTGCCCAGTGGCAAGGAGAAACAGAAGCATCCACATCCTCATCACTCGCAGCCGGCGACGGCGGCCAGCAGCGAATACAGCCAGCATCCACCTCGACCGGGCGGATTGCAGAGCCTCAGTGACTTTGCCGCCGCCCGTCTGTGGCCCGTGACCTACCTGTACAGTGAGGGCCCGCCCAATGCCACCGAGTTCAGCAACTTCGTCGACTGCAACAAGGAGTCGTGCTAG
- the LOC119551760 gene encoding probable cytochrome P450 6a14: protein MLLTLALLGVAIFLAYSFYHNSYTYWARKGVPHERPLPLIGNLKGIGSKYHFRDINQRIYDKFKGKAPIAGMFMFFKRTAMITDLDLIKQVLIKDFHHFQDRGIFNNPRDDPLTGHLLTLEGDEWKSMRQKLTPVFTSGKMKHMSGVVVEVGHRLADAMDKAVEEAKVEDGDVEIKDLCARFTTDVIGSCAFGLECYSLQDPNAEFREKGRMVFEKPRHSMLVQAFIFTNAKLAKKLRMKALRDDLTDFFLSAVKNTVEYRIKNGIKRNDFMDQLIELKAEDQEEAKKGQGIDLSNGLTLEQMAAQAFVFFVAGFETSSSTMAFCLYELALQPEIQQKVREEIHSVLDGKEISYDALSEMTYLEQVLAETLRKHPIIAQLLRETNESYKVPNTEFVIEKGTTVLIPVHNIHHDADLYPKPERFDPSRFDPEESRSRHPFSYLPFGDGPRSCIGLRFGKMQAKIGLVSLLQRFRFGISKLTEVPLTLDTRSPTLSTKYGIHLKVERI, encoded by the exons ATGCTGTTAACACTAGCATTACTGGGCGTGGCCATATTTTTGGCCTATAGTTTCTACCACAATTCCTACACCTATTGGGCCCGGAAGGGAGTTCCTCATGAGCGCCCCCTGCCCCTGATTGGAAACTTGAAGGGAATTGGGTCAAAGTACCATTTCCGGGACATCAACCAGAGGATCTACGATAAATTCAAGGGCAAGGCTCCCATTGCGGGAATGTTCATGTTCTTTAAGCGAACCGCCATGATCACCGATCTGGACCTCATCAAGCAGGTGCTAATCAAGGACTTCCATCACTTTCAAGATCGCGGTATTTTCAACAATCCTCGAGACGATCCCTTGACGGGACACCTCCTGACTCTAGAGGGAGACGAATGGAAATCGATGAGGCAGAAGCTCACACCTGTTTTCACCTCCGGGAAGATGAAACACATGTCGGGAGTGGTTGTGGAGGTGGGTCATCGCTTGGCCGATGCCATGGACAAGGCCGTAGAGGAGGCCAAAGTGGAGGACGGCGATGTGGAGATCAAGGATCTCTGTGCCCGATTCACCACGGATGTCATTGGATCGTGTGCCTTTGGCCTGGAGTGCTACAGTCTCCAGGATCCCAATGCCGAGTTCCGCGAAAAGGGTCGCATGGTCTTCGAGAAACCCCGCCACTCTATGCTGGTGCAGGCTTTTATATTCACCAATGCCAAGCTGGCTAAAAAGTTGCGAATGAAGGCTCTACGCGATGATTTAACTGATTTCTTCCTGTCAGCCGTGAAAAACACAGTCGAATATCGCATCAAAAATGGCATAAAGCGGAATGATTTTATGGATCAGCTCATAGAGCTCAAAGCCGAGGACCAAGAAGAGGCTAAAAAAGGTCAGGGTATCGACCTGTCCAATGGACTGACCCTGGAGCAAATGGCTGCCCAGGCCTTCGTGTTCTTCGTGGCTGGATTTGAAACATCCTCCAGTACGATGGCATTCTGTTTATACGAGTTGGCATTGCAACCCGAGATTCAACAAAAGGTAAGGGAGGAGATTCACAGTGTTTTGGATGGGAAGGAGATATCCTACGACGCTTTATCCGAAATGACCTATTTGGAACAGGTTTTGGCAG AAACACTTCGAAAACATCCCATTATTGCGCAACTTTTGCGCGAAACTAATGAGAGCTATAAGGTTCCCAATACAGAGTTCGTTATTGAGAAGGGAACTACAGTTTTGATACCCGTACACAACATTCACCATGATGCAGATTTATATCCTAAACCGGAACGTTTCGATCCCAGTCGCTTTGATCCGGAGGAATCGAGGTCCCGTCACCCATTTTCTTATTTGCCCTTCGGCGATGGACCACGTAGTTGCATTGGTCTTCGATTCGGAAAAATGCAAGCCAAGATTGGTCTTGTATCCCTGCTGCAACGCTTCAGGTTCGGCATTTCAAAATTAACCGAAGTCCCCTTAACTCTGGACACCCGCAGTCCCACTTTGTCCACCAAATATGGCATTCATCTGAAAGTGGAGCGCATCTAA
- the LOC119549938 gene encoding uncharacterized protein LOC119549938 isoform X1, producing MIAISDKTLGKRLMRLQVAFLLIGLWDSASALTVDNQLVSARNDCFERIALEAMLPFEKTFRTEDTNSLKMCKEKCLQAGEKCQAISFGVHRRGNGTCQLSSEQYGSGGGGRPGGVIFDPDFDLYTRKTNCFDLSDNSIAPGPLPVPGPSAISPGPTPLDLPNRPLDVGNTPVLVVNPTPHTSGGPPPPLGPSLPPPPGVGDRLYFSHDLYPLYKYPTLYENNYPSPNEEAYIPGGYAANAPEVDERYRPHYGPIEPAEDEGIRPTPHSPPRPIFGLGYGNGYSYGSPERYTPPTVRPSSGSSEERPSYAARPPRPTADRPEYPPGPPRPTDDRPEYPPRPPRPTDDRPEYLPRPYDSSTPSSYGPRPSPSYDPHREPRPDYTNRPDPPAMSPHDGYGMNGPSARPPPPYEGSPPPRDEYIRRNGSAMRPGDGYGSYDDDKTIATYFNPDDFMQGNNKRPMLGDRDRDRDRDHMGYPMDELKACFRRVLAGKRIAPHFVRRSISCERVEECMRECGRERRFMCEGFNYRLDPSGHGQGDCELVEMPLAQMDLYSSPDRRDANLLRHPDYDYYERDRNAPSSCRRSACQDCSKGPVSSQPVYFKPSGGGGGFGDRDRDRDRDHYRPPSSTAVDHYRGPSGPPGSSYEHRPPFSSEFHGSHSSHSSSSSASSYEFSSHGSGSSSGSSSGYFGHTPPSSYGGDHPYVDRHDPPNYRPGRPDRWETLPSSSGYDSSAYRPSRPETDRIDKYRPPYRPGSDFSPYRPPSRPSHNYLDRDGAGPPGPPSSYKKPNKFVPYLIGGEDNWGHYGGSYGGNSKHSSSSSSSYWGLTESQRRKDQQDFNYFQLGAPHRESNSVLSYPGSGYEEDYPRRRNDYRQQWTRRPGQDECSAKTSEGFRLHKTAVKHAYNVPTLTECERLCSDQRPSFICHTYSYRYNQAGRDNCMLCDRPINMLDYYVDIEPDRDYDIYSMADDMDVCRQPPPRRHDTAGPNPGPSTALSDPRNAQCFFRAIDATRFFKSIVRDSLTVRSVGECEMECIRSTKFTCRAFAFRYGQQRHAGVIDNCQLSDWPVRDMDKERHLILDAAFDIFERASYGHGCEIQPIVDEKHKKLCYLGYGSPARLLPPAIKKVISVPSEMACKKECIRFRETTPFKCFAFSYGSHASSFNCELSDLDQTELKQDVHYAHTKDRDFWLFAWNPFDWTCRDKVNTIGGSRVNNDRRMDIFREPGDVAWRHYTVSGKPCRRSSPCAKNLITGFYSCETDASEVGSWDYCCKADHPCGYSKGFDYPWCFVGDESDQWRKCSDRYFPGKNGTQPTHSHLGLPSGKEKQKHPHPHHSQPATAASSEYSQHPPRPGGLQSLSDFAAARLWPVTYLYSEGPPNATEFSNFVDCNKESC from the exons ATGATCGCGATTAGCGATAAAACGCTCGGAAAGCGATTAATGCGCTTGCAGGTAGCATTTCTCCTCATCGGTCTTTGGGATTCCGCAAGTGCTCTCACCGTCGATAACCAGTTGGTATCCGCACGAAATG ACTGCTTCGAGCGGATTGCACTGGAGGCGATGCTGCCATTTGAGAAGACCTTCCGCACCGAAGACACCAACTCGCTGAAGATGTGCAAGGAGAAGTGCCTGCAGGCGGGCGAGAAGTGTCAGGCCATCTCGTTCGG TGTTCATCGACGCGGAAACGGCACTTGTCAGTTGTCATCGGAGCAGTACGGCTCCGGGGGCGGCGGGCGTCCGGGGGGCGTGATTTTCGATCCCGACTTTGATCTGTACACGCGCAAAACTAACTGCTTCGACTTGAGCGACAACTCGATTGCCCCCGGTCCACTGCCTGTGCCAGGTCCCAGTGCCATATCGCCTGGACCGACGCCACTGGATCTGCCGAACAGGCCTTTGGATGTGGGCAACACGCCCGTGCTGGTGGTAAACCCAACGCCCCACACTTCTGGGGGTCCACCACCTCCACTGGGACCCTCCCTGCCCCCGCCTCCAGGTGTGGGCGACCGCCTGTACTTCTCGCACGATCTGTACCCCCTCTACAAGTACCCCACGCTCTACGAGAACAACTATCCGTCGCCCAACGAGGAGGCCTACATTCCCGGGGGCTATGCGGCCAATGCCCCAGAGGTGGATGAGCGCTATCGACCGCACTATGGACCCATAGAGCCGGCGGAGGATGAAGGCATCAGGCCCACGCCCCACAGCCCGCCGAGACCCATCTTTGGATTGGGCTACGGAAACGGTTACAGCTACGGGTCCCCGGAGAGATATACACCGCCAACGGTGAGGCCATCGAGTGGTTCTTCGGAGGAGCGACCCAGTTATGCGGCTAGGCCACCTCGTCCCACCGCCGACCGTCCGGAATATCCGCCCGGTCCACCACGTCCCACGGATGATCGCCCGGAGTATCCTCCTCGACCACCACGTCCCACGGATGATCGCCCGGAGTATCTTCCTCGTCCCTACGACAGTTCCACACCGTCCTCCTATGGACCACGCCCAAGTCCCAGCTATGATCCCCATCGCGAGCCTCGGCCGGACTACACCAATCGACCAGATCCACCAGCAATGTCGCCACACGATGGCTACGGAATGAACGGACCTTCGGCACGTCCTCCACCTCCTTACGAGGGTTCTCCTCCACCACGAGATGAGTACATCCGGCGGAACGGCAGTGCCATGAGACCAGGAGATGGATACGGAAGCTACGACGATGACAAGACCATTGCCACGTACTTTAATCCCGATGACTTCATGCAAGGAAATAACA aacGACCCATGCTAGGTGATAGAGATCGGGATAGGGACCGCGACCATATGGGATATCCTATGGATGAACTTAAGG CCTGCTTCCGGCGAGTCCTGGCCGGAAAGAGGATAGCCCCCCACTTCGTGCGTCGCTCCATATCCTGCGAGCGCGTGGAGGAGTGCATGCGGGAGTGCGGACGGGAGCGGCGATTCATGTGCGAGGGCTTCAACTACCGGCTAGATCCCTCGGGTCACGGCCAGGGCGACTGCGAGCTGGTTGAGATGCCGCTGGCCCAGATGGACCTTTACTCCAGTCCGGATAGGAGGGACGCCAACCTGCTGAGGCATCCCGACTATGACTACTACGAGAGGGACCGCAATGCACCGAGCAGCTGTCGTCGCAGTGCTTGCCAGGATTGCTCCAAGGGTCCGGTGAGCAGCCAGCCCGTCTACTTCAAGCCCAGTGGCGGCGGAGGAGGATTTGGAGATAGGGATCGGGATAGGGATAGGGATCACTATCGCCCGCCGAGCAGCACGGCCGTGGATCACTATCGCGGTCCATCAGGACCTCCGGGCAGCTCCTACGAACACCGACCGCCCTTCTCCTCGGAGTTCCATGGCTCGCACAGCTCGCATAGCTCGTCCTCCTCCGCATCCTCGTATGAGTTCTCCTCGCATGGATCGGGTTCTAGTTCGGGCTCCAGTTCTGGATACTTCGGCCACACCCCGCCCAGCAGTTATGGCGGCGATCATCCCTACGTAGATCGTCACGATCCCCCAAATTATCGCCCCGGCAGACCAGATCGCTGGGAAACTTTGCCAAGTAGCTCCGGCTACGACAGCTCCGCGTACAGACCGTCACGTCCGGAAACGGACCGCATTGACAAATACCGTCCACCTTATCGTCCTGGCTCAGACTTCTCTCCCTACCGACCGCCCAGCCGACCGTCTCACAACTACCTCGATCGAGATGGCGCAGGACCTCCGGGTCCTCCAAGCTCCTACAAGAAGCCCAATAAATTCGTGCCCTATCTGATTGGTGGCGAGGACAACTGGGGACACTACGGAGGCAGTTACGGCGGAAACAGCAAGCACtcctcctcatcctcctcTTCGTACTGGGGTCTTACTGAGTCGCAGCGGCGCAAGGATCAGCAGGACTTCAACTACTTCCAGCTGGGGGCGCCACACCGAGAGTCCAACTCGGTGCTAAGTTATCCGGGATCTGGTTACGAGGAGGATTACCCTAGGCGGCGCAACGATTACCGTCAGCAGTGGACACGAAGGCCGGGACAAGATG AATGCTCGGCCAAAACCAGCGAGGGATTCCGACTACACAAGACGGCAGTGAAGCACGCCTACAACGTGCCCACCTTGACGGAGTGCGAGCGCCTGTGCTCGGATCAGCGGCCCAGCTTCATCTGCCACACGTACAGCTACCGGTACAACCAGGCGGGCAGGGACAACTGCATGCTCTGCGACCGACCCATCAACATGCTCGACTACTACGTGGACATCGAGCCGGATCGGGACTACGACATCTACTCTATGGCGGACGATATGGACGTGTGCAGGCAGCCCCCGCCCCGACGACACGACACCGCTGGTCCCAATCCCGGACCTAGCACCGCCCTCTCGGATCCGAGAAATGCAC AGTGCTTCTTCCGAGCAATCGATGCCACGCGCTTTTTCAAATCGATCGTCCGCGACTCGCTGACCGTGCGATCTGTGGGCGAATGCGAGATGGAGTGCATTCGCTCCACGAAGTTTACCTGCCGGGCCTTTGCCTTCCGATATGGCCAGCAGCGACATGCTGGGGTCATCGACAACTGCCAGCTGAGTGATTGGCCGGTGAGGGACATGGACAAGGAGCGTCATCTCATCCTGGACGCAGCCTTCGACATTTTCGAGCGAGCGAGCTATGGACATGGATGCGAAATTCAGCCGATTGTGGATGAAAAGCACAAGAAAC TATGCTACTTGGGTTATGGATCGCCGGCTAGATTGCTTCCTCCGGCCATCAAGAAGGTGATTTCTGTGCCCTCGGAGATGGCCTGCAAGAAGGAGTGCATCCGCTTCCGGGAGACGACTCCTTTCAAGTGTTTCGCTTTCAGCTATGG CTCCCATGCCAGCTCCTTCAACTGCGAACTATCCGATCTGGATCAGACCGAATTGAAGCAGGATGTGCACTATGCACACACCAAGGATCGCGACTTCTGGCTCTTCGCCTGGAATCCCTTCGACTGGACCTGCCGAGACAAGGTCAACACCATTGGAGGATCGCGGGTCAACAATGACCGGCGCATGGACATCTTCCGGGAACCGG GCGACGTGGCCTGGCGCCACTACACCGTGTCCGGAAAACCCTGCCGCCGGAGCAGCCCCTGTGCGAAGAATCTGATCACGGGCTTCTACTCCTGCGAGACTGACGCCTCCGAGGTGGGCTCCTGGGACTACTGCTGCAAGGCGGACCACCCATGCGGCTACAGCAAGGGCTTTGATTATCCCTG GTGCTTTGTGGGCGACGAATCGGACCAGTGGCGCAAGTGCAGCGATCGGTACTTCCCCGGCAAGAACGGCACCCAGCCGACGCACTCCCACCTGGGATTGCCCAGTGGCAAGGAGAAACAGAAGCATCCACATCCTCATCACTCGCAGCCGGCGACGGCGGCCAGCAGCGAATACAGCCAGCATCCACCTCGACCGGGCGGATTGCAGAGCCTCAGTGACTTTGCCGCCGCCCGTCTGTGGCCCGTGACCTACCTGTACAGTGAGGGCCCGCCCAATGCCACCGAGTTCAGCAACTTCGTCGACTGCAACAAGGAGTCGTGCTAG
- the LOC119551761 gene encoding probable cytochrome P450 6a13: MLTFLILVLTAVLLLYVKLRWHYAYWKRRGVAGETPVFFRGNMSGLGKELHWTDINLRIYGKFRGKERYCGYFTFLSKALFVMDLELIRRIMISDFGSFADRGLFHNVKDDPLTGNLLFLDGPEWRWLRHNLTQVFTSGKMKFMFPTMVEVGEKLTQACHLQVGEIEAKDLCARFSTDVIGSCAFGLECNSLQDPESEFRRMGRSVTTNPLHSTLVQGLMFAQPDLARKLRFKLFRPEVSEFFLDTVRQTLDYRRRENIQRNDLIQLLMELGEEGAKDALSFEQIAAQAMVFFLAGFDTSSTTMSFCLFELALNQDIQDKLRVEMLEVLGRNNQKLTYESVQEMPYLDQVVAETLRKYPILPHLLRRSTKEYLIPDSDLVLESGTKIIIPVHSIHHDPELYPDPKKFDPSRFEPEEVKARPPFAYLPFGDGPRNCIGDRFGKLQVKVALVYLLKDFKFSRSKKTQVPLKFSSRTFLISTQEGVNLQMDRLASP, translated from the coding sequence ATGCTGACGTTCCTGATTCTCGTGCTTACCGCTGTACTTTTGCTGTATGTCAAGCTGCGCTGGCACTACGCCTACTGGAAGCGCAGGGGCGTGGCTGGCGAGACACCCGTGTTTTTCCGCGGAAATATGAGTGGACTGGGCAAGGAACTCCACTGGACGGATATCAACCTGCGGATCTATGGGAAATTCCGGGGGAAGGAGCGCTACTGCGGCTACTTTACCTTCCTCAGCAAGGCCCTGTTCGTCATGGACTTGGAGCTGATCAGAAGGATAATGATCAGTGACTTTGGCAGCTTTGCCGATCGCGGACTCTTCCACAATGTAAAAGACGATCCGCTGACGGGGAATCTCCTGTTCCTGGACGGACCCGAGTGGCGCTGGTTGCGCCACAATCTGACGCAGGTGTTCACCTCGGGCAAGATGAAGTTCATGTTCCCCACCATGGTGGAGGTGGGCGAGAAGCTGACGCAGGCCTGTCACCTGCAGGTCGGCGAGATCGAGGCCAAGGACCTGTGTGCCCGCTTCAGCACGGATGTGATCGGGAGCTGCGCCTTCGGGCTGGAGTGCAACAGCCTCCAGGATCCGGAGTCGGAGTTCCGCCGCATGGGTCGCTCGGTGACCACGAATCCCCTCCACTCCACGCTTGTACAGGGACTAATGTTCGCCCAGCCGGATCTGGCCAGGAAGCTGCGCTTCAAACTGTTTCGTCCGGAGGTCAGTGAGTTCTTCCTGGACACCGTTCGCCAGACATTGGACTACAGACGGCGGGAGAACATCCAACGCAATGACCTGATCCAATTGCTCATGGAACTCGGCGAAGAGGGGGCCAAGGATGCATTGTCCTTCGAGCAGATTGCAGCTCAGGCAATGGTCTTTTTCCTAGCCGGGTTTGATACCTCATCCACCACCATGTCCTTCTGTCTGTTTGAACTGGCCTTAAACCAGGATATTCAGGATAAACTACGAGTTGAGATGCTGGAAGTTTTGGGACGCAATAATCAAAAACTCACATACGAGTCCGTTCAGGAAATGCCCTATTTGGATCAAGTGGTTGCCGAGACCCTACGGAAGTATCCCATACTGCCCCATTTATTGAGACGTTCCACTAAGGAATACTTAATACCGGATAGTGACTTAGTTCTAGAGTCGGGAACTAAGATAATAATACCTGTGCACAGTATTCACCACGACCCCGAGCTATATCCAGATCCAAAAAAGTTCGATCCCAGTCGCTTTGAACCGGAAGAGGTCAAGGCCCGACCTCCCTTTGCTTATTTGCCCTTCGGCGATGGCCCACGCAATTGTATAGGCGACCGTTTCGGAAAATTACAAGTAAAGGTGGCTCTTGTCTACCTTCTAAAGGACTTTAAGTTCAGCAGATCGAAGAAAACACAGGTCCCGCTGAAGTTTTCGAGTCGTACATTCCTGATATCCACACAGGAGGGAGTTAATTTGCAAATGGATAGACTTGCCTCACCCTAA